In the Eptesicus fuscus isolate TK198812 chromosome 12, DD_ASM_mEF_20220401, whole genome shotgun sequence genome, one interval contains:
- the LOC103303809 gene encoding 60S ribosomal protein L36-like: MAMGLNKGHKVTKNVCKPRHSHRRGRLTKHTEFVRDMIQEVCGFAPYEWRAMELLKVSKDKRALKFIKKRVGIYIGTKRKREELSNVLAARRKAAAKD; this comes from the coding sequence ATGGCCATGGGCCTCAACAAGGGCCACAAGGTGACCAAGAACGTGTGCAAGCCGAGGCACAGCCACCGCCGCGGGCGCCTCACCAAGCACACCGAATTCGTGCGGGACATGATCCAAGAGGTGTGTGGCTTTGCCCCCTATGAGTGGCGAGCCATGGAGCTGCTCAAGGTCTCTAAGGACAAGAGGGCCCTGAAATTCATCAAGAAAAGGGTGGGGATATACATCGGcaccaagaggaagagagaggagctgaGCAATGTCCTTGCAGCCAGGAGGAAGGCAGCAGCCAAGGACTGA